The nucleotide sequence TGTAGAGCACACAACTAGCTATGTGCGGCGGAGTGTTGTACTGCTCCAGATTTATCTtcggtttttgaaaattatctaGACATTGCAAATACTCCTCCAACTTTTTCAACTTTATGCACGCCATAGTTTAGTTCATCGGTGGTGGAGGATCGAGACGTGGTAATACAGGTATGAAAGTGTTTCCGTAATAAGAATCTTGCGATACAAAAAATCCCAATGTTGTCGATGTAGTTGCATTAAACACTGAACGGGGTGCGTTTGCTAAACCGCTACTTTGAGAAAAATCTGACGATTGCAGAAGTTGACTAGCAGGAatctaaaaaaacttaattgaaATTCCACACTTTTTCACAACAAAGAAGTAGCTCATATACCTGGTAAAGAGTATTCGTTGAAATTCCACCTCCTAGTCCCGGGATATTGCCTTTCtgcaaaagttgtttttttaattgtagaTCCTCAAGAATTTTACGATTGGTTTCTGAAGGAAAATTTTAACACATGCGTtccttaacaaaaataaaatgtttatttaacatGTGCATACCTTGTTGGGCACCCaatgtaggaaaattcgccattAACGTTAAATGTTGTATATACTTCCCACTAGCGCACACAATGTCATCAAAAAAAATGCTCACCAAAAAGCAACATGAGTCTTAAGTGGTCCCACTACTCTACAATATTTAATACATCAATCAAACAAATGCAACTTTTATCGCCGGTAACGAAATGTCttggatttacatacatatgcgcatccGAAATGGGatactttatttatattttttcccccAGAAATTTGATATTATTATCAAATGCCGGCAATacaatggttttttttaatataaatgcttTGTTacaaatgatagaatacaaataAACTGTATTTGGatgtttaatattaaattattaaccctgaattttcacaaacatgtattttctcctccttttgtttgtttgttttgtattggaaaaagAGCTGACGTCAAACTTGATGAATGCATCTTGCCACGCATTGAGTCGGTTGCGTCAGTTGCGGCGAAACATTTTACTGGCAACTAAATAGATTACACGTATGGTGTACGGAAACTAAAGGTGGCGCCTTTCGAAAAACGCCAAATTATTTTTCGCTATTTCGACAACCGGATGACATCGTGAGTTAGAATAATACAGTACAAATAAATGAATCAGGCAAAAGGAAGAGAAATTCCTTGTTTGTTCAGTGAATAGCTGGtcaatattgtaattttaagaTTTGTGACTCTTAAATTAGTTATCTATGAAGATGAAGTGCCgcttgttaaattgtgaaagcacgcaTTATAAAAATACCTTATTGCGCTTTTATGCTGATGAAGCCGTGGCAAAAAAGTGTGTGCctgtgtgtataatttcttaTTTGGCCCTTCTTTACGCTT is from Anastrepha ludens isolate Willacy chromosome 4, idAnaLude1.1, whole genome shotgun sequence and encodes:
- the LOC128862526 gene encoding SOSS complex subunit C homolog yields the protein MANFPTLGAQQETNRKILEDLQLKKQLLQKGNIPGLGGGISTNTLYQIPASQLLQSSDFSQSSGLANAPRSVFNATTSTTLGFFVSQDSYYGNTFIPVLPRLDPPPPMN